The genome window cgtgATTAATGAAAATTCAATAGATGACAGACAAAGCTCTTTTGTGCCACATTAATAAGATTTAATACGGAGCTTTCTTTTTCTCTGACACTGGCAGGCCAACTTGTTCTTGCTGGCAAACGCGTCTTATCTCAGCATCTTCCAATCGTGCCATTCATGATTTGGCCTCTAGCTTATCTTAACTGAGGACGACAGCTTTCAAAGGCATCCCGACTTCCCACAGGCGGGGATATGTGAAAGTTGCAGTTGCACTTTATTAGTAAGTTATACACTTCTCTTTCACAAAAGGTTTTTtacaacaacagaaaaatagagTTCTGGTCAAAGCGACTACAAAGATGTCTATGTGCATTATCTATTTTCATTAGTTGCATGCGTGTGACCCGGTGCAAGAGAGACGTCAAAAGGGCTTTAATGATCAAATGTACGAATTAAGTTTCACTTTAACAAGCTGAATAGCAAGAAACTACACATACCGACCACAAATAAATGATGTTATTCATATAGGCTTAAGGAAATAGATAAATAAGATAAATAATGTTTTTCAAGTTGACATTAGCTTAtagtgtctctcctgggacatgtctccatgctttaatattcaaaaagctctttatttttcacagactgcctgtgctgcagtacctcttttcaccctctgtctgaaaccagagcccagtctgctctgattgttcAACCGCTTACAGTAGTCACGCCCCCTAGCCTACGACGTGCAATGCttttgaagcgctagccaatagaagcgctagTGTTACATAGTCAtgtccagagttgggtgtaatgtgtttacaaagtaacgcgttactgtaataataacaTACTGGAATAAttatactgtaataatattacttttgtctgtaacggagtagtgtaatcacactacagttaaacattgcccgacacgcgttacttcgttacttttataaaatcAGTAATCACACTCCAGTTAGCCTGCCCTATACTAACATGAAGAATTACTAGATTCTCCCtctgacagacaagaggggtttccgccgcaggtttatattTACGTAACATTTGCGCGACATGCAGTGCATcaacatggctgagtcaacaGCATACaacatatattactttttttttttttaaagtaatatgtaatatattacttttttgagtaacgaccccatctcatGTCACTACGTAATAGAAAAACAAAGGAGAGAACTTTGGGATTTAAATCTttccagaccatttacatgcatccaaaacatataatatatatgattctgttttcttcaaggttgtgtcttcctggtcgaacgtacttattgtaagtcgctttggataaaagtgtcggcaaaatgcaatgtgatgtaatgtaatataacacacactacaggaaagggaaaacctcaaaaagcataatagggctttAATGTGATGCACATAATTGAAACCTCACAGTACAAACATATTGTCCAGTTGTCGTGTTATTATCAACAGTGATTTGTATAAACATGTGTATTTGGTTAGTTCACACTGTATCCGACGCCTTCATTCATTGCACGTTGTATGTTTGCACATGCTATGCGAATATGTGACTCATCCAAAAAATCCTGGCTTCATTTTCCCAATGATACAAATTCCTGTCCGTGTATTTTGTCCGGCACTGGAGGTGATTTCGATTGTGATACTGGGAGGTTGGGTTTGGTGCCAGAGGGGAGGCCTAAGGGCTTGCCCTACATCATCCATTATGCCCTCGCCCATCAGGCAGCACAAGCTGTACTTCGCTGGAGTCATTCCAAGAGGGCTCTCGTCATTAGCTTGCCACTTGGCGGCCAATTGCTGGAGCAAAAGACACAAAAGCTGCAGTCCATCCCTGCATGCTCTGATTGCTCtacaagagagggagagagagagagtgatggGGGCCTCCTTTTGGCATGGCGGACCGTGGATTCGAGTAGCAGGGTGGCTGTGTAGTTGTTTTGGCACAGGATGTCCAGGACAAAGGTAAATGGGGTCCCTATCAGCTCAGTGAGTTTTCAGTTGATTCAGACCCTCATGGTTTCAAGGAGTTCCCTCATGCGTGGTTTCATTGCGCGGGGTAAAAGCGTACATCCATCCCACgtacagacagagaggagaacTTTGTAATAAGTCCTCGCTTTTGTATATCTGTCATTTCTCATTGAAAAGTAATCTTCACATTCTTCATGATTGCACCCTCTTTGTAGTCCTGGCAGGTGTTTGATCCGTCAGATAAATCAGTCATTcccaataaataataataataattccgtCTTGATCCTCTCCTTTCTCGTCGGCTTTTTTGCCTCTTCCTTCACTCTCTCCCGACTGTTGGATGTTACCACGCTGTGATCCTCCTGCGCCTCCAGGCCCTCAGGTTATTTGGATATTGCGTGGAGTCAAAGCCCTGTCAATCAGATAAGCAGTGACCTCGCGGGCCCAGCAGATAAGACGTTACATGGCAAGAGGAAATGGCAGACAGCAGGGGACACAAGGCCTGACTATGAAGGCTCGGTGAAGCGAGACTGATCACAACGGCTCTTCAAACTGAAAAAGGCTGCCAAGAGGGAAAATATATTGCTTGTGCCTTTTATTTTTTTCCAATTTAGATTGACTGAATCTCATTCTCATTTCATTGGCAAGTGCTTGTCCTTTCAtcttaacaaagaaaaaaaatccaagGTGTAACATGTCCTCTCTCTCTAAATAATGAATGGGAAGACTTTAAGGAATGAAAGAAGCTTTGTTAAACCTGCACACTGCACACTTGGAAAGCTCACGTTATAAGGCAGTGGAtgaagttcttcttctctgcatCCATTTTGAGTCTTGACATAGACATAAACAAAGCATTCATGCCATATTTAACTGTCACAATAAATGGGTTGCACATAGCCGTTTGCGCAGCCTCACTGAGGTGGTTGGAATTAGACAAACTTGCCAGTCATTCTGTTACAAAATTACAAAAGGATGAATGAAGGGCGAGTCTTTGTTTGGGACGGCAGCTTTTGGGTGGTCCACAGGTTGGAAGCCCTCTGGGAGGGATCAAGGAGACCTCCACATATAATACCAATATGTCGACCTGTTGAAACAGGGTAGGCGCTAACTCAGCCTCAACCAATAATACATTTTCTTCCCCATTTGAACAGTTTTCCACAAGTCTTTACTTTGCATTTTACCATGTTTAAATAATTGTAAGTGATATGCGGAAAAATAAACTTCTTTAAACCCATGTCTGTGTAAAAACCTTGGATCAATTATATGAATAAACCCATAAGACTTCTCACCACTGCACAAGCCTGAATAAATACCAGCACAACACAATGCATACTGTTGATTTAAATAATGCTAACCCAACTGTATAAGCCATGTGATTATGTAAGTAAATGTTTGTGGAGCCCACACACTCTTTCATTTGAAAACACTACTTCATAATCACACATATTTAAACACGGGTCTGAGAGCTGCCCAGGACAACCACAGGCCTCTGCTGCTGCCACAGAGCCAACGGTGCAGTTCTTTTCTCAAGAGCCCCCTCCATGGTTGTTGTTCGGGGAGGGGAGAGGAGGACTCATTCAACCCCCAAACAGTGAGGGGGGGAGGGTCAAACACTTCAGTCACAGGCTCTCTTTTAAGTGAAAGAGTTACCGCTGCAAAGGTTAGATATGTAAAGCCAATTAAACTCAGTTTAgcttttctgttttttttatgAAACATCCATTTTCAACTTCACTTATCTTATATAAATGTTTATATTGTGGCTGTAATAAGTGCTTTTTAAGAAAGTCAAACTCATTTTAACATTCAACCAAGAACGGCAAGCTCAACAAGTTTATCCCGTTGTAATAACCCTAGCTTGTAGATATTATACTCAAACTACCCCATAgcattttttttacttgcacACTTTTGGAATGTATTTATATGCGGCCTATGTGTATACCTTTATCTGCAAAGCCTTTTAGTTATACCATGCTGCTGGAACAAAACAGCTTTACATTTTGAGgtcaataaagtacattttatctAATCTAATCTGTACCACTTTGCACCTTCATTTTTTTGTACATTCTCAACATTTTCCGAGTGTTATTCTGTGGTTTTGAGGTGATCTATTTATAACAGATATTGGATATAGTATCTCGATAAGATCCATATCAAGGTATCTCATATAATGTATCAGATCTAATGGGATTGCGTGCAGTGCCGAGAGCAGCCCACCCTCCATGATGCCAGAGTACTGTAGGTCTCAGGATGTCAGAGGTTTAGGTAACAAGACCCACCATGTTCTCTGTGTTGCTGAGGATTGTGTTGAAATGGTGTTTCCCCACATCTTCAGGTCTGGTATcttagcactcttttccccatGTTATGTGGTTTAAGTACCTTCAATGGGACAACAACATCAATTCAAACTGGGCCAGTGCCATGGACATCTGTGCATTTGATCATCTGGCTTCTAAAACGCCAATACAGCCTACTGTATACACATTTACAACTTGATCCCATTATAAGTGGTTCCAATATAAGTGGATCTGCATGGGTTGTAAAACAAAGACTACAATACAATGGCAAAGTCCATATTGGTTTTAGACATGAAGGTTGTGTGTGCATACATGTCTAAAGACACCTTAAAGGCCTGGCACCCAGATAAAGAAGGACATTCAGGCATTTTAATGACATCTCCAAACAACTAAATTAGACTCCTGAGTGCAGGAGTCACTGAATAACATTGCTTTACTTAATAACACATACACTTCCTCAGATGTCAAAGGCCGCAACCAACTGATTGAAGTGTGTGCCTGCAGTGCCCTCTATTGCCAAGAGCAGAGACTAACAACTCAAGTGTGTGTTCACAGAGCTAATCCTAGAGTGGCCTTGCATCTATCTGGAGAATGATTTGTTGGATAAGGTTTGATCAGCTAAAGAACTTGCCTTGATAATTGAATCTACATTTAAGGAATTCTTAACCTCTTAAAACCTAAATCTATTTGTTATTCAAAGTGCAAAGAAGTGAGGTGGTTTTAATGTTTTGGTAGGATTGTTTCTCTTAAACACATTGGGAAGCTTATAAGAACACCACTGAGTTCAGctcaaaataaaagacacaaGAAACAATTATAGTTTGCTGTAAACCATGCAGCAAAGCTTCAGGATAATATATTAAAATACCTTTAATAGGTTAAGTTAGGGTTGGCTTGAATACAAAAAACGAGTGTTTTATTAAGTAAAGTCAGTTTAATGTATCAATGTATTAATGTATCATTTCTTTTTGTGTAATTTTTTATTAAGGGTACTTTTTAATCATCTGTGTTGTGTAtgtgtatttgtattgtatagTTTCGTGGCCCTTTAATtataatttgtttttatattttacctACCCATTTATTTATAAAGTGACTTTGTATTCATCCATTTATAATGCTTGtatataattatttatttaattgtttaaaTGTTACCCGCCTCCTTCAGTTTGCTCAAAAGACCACATCCGGTTTACCCGGAAGTAAGCATAATTCCCAAAGATGGCGGAGCAAGGACCGATGGCCATAGCGATGCGGCTACGAAATCAGCTTCAGTCCGTCTACAAACTGGACCCGCTGAGAAACGAGGTGAGTGGGCATGTGATTCGACCTCCTCCGCACTGGGGCAGAACCGTACGGGCGGGCAAACTGCAGAAGGGGCCggaaaaaacacacgttttcgCGGGAAATGGTTGTCCTCTTCGCAGCGCTGATGGAGAGAGCCGTGTTTGAGCATGCGTGGACGGAGACTGTACACCCGTGTTGTTCCGCCTGAACAGTGGAGCAGCATCATCATGAGGAGGATGATGGAGTCAATGTTATCACACACATTTAAAGATACACAgggctgtttttattttcttaactTGGGAGTTTACTTGTAGTTTAAGCGATATGTGTGTGGACTGGGACGTTAACGGTTGTTTGATTTGAACTGCCGTTGGTTTGTGTTTAACGGAAACACACCGCGTTGTTATTACATTTCAGTTGGCTGtcgtttttatccaaagcgacttacaataagtgcaaaaaTCATAAAAATTCAAACTACAAACAACCATGAAAATGCAGATGTATTTACTTCAAGCATATCTTGTCATTGTAGGTGCTCGTGAATTAGTAACACGGCCTACATTAACTTTTTTAAGTGCCTTTTTTAGGCCAAGTTTGTGTTTTCTTTATCGTTTAATTTGCTGTTTAGACTCGTGTCGTTCGTCTCAACTGGACTCGTTAGTCCAGTAAACCAATGTAAACCCACTCTGTCAAATCACTTTTTGTTTTAACATGTGGAAACATTATCTTTCCTGGTTAAAACATTTCTACTTTCTTATCGTTGTTTACCTTCCTACTTTCCATATGTAGGACAAAGGTAATTGTTAACTGGCTTTTCCGGGATCAACTTTTGACCGATGCATGACGAACTTTAACCCAATGTTATGATAACGAAAACCACTAATATGTGGTGCTGAATCATTGGTGTGGTTTGATGCTCAGTATCTCACTTTAGGGCGAGCCGTTTGCTTGTTTTAAAGAAGTTGTGCGCCATTTAAACTTTTACACGTTAAGTTTATTTTTTAACgcttgtttgtttttcttgACAGGAGGAGGTTAAGTTGAAACTCAAGGACCTGAACGAACACATTGTCTGCTACCTGTGTGCGGGTTACTTCATCGATGCCACAACAATTACAGAATGTTTGCACACATGTGAGTTCAAACAGAACTGGACCAAATAATTAATGTTATTTACATAAAGTATCAGAATGATGATTacatgtatttcctttctctctGCTCTACAGTTTGCAAAAGTTGTATTGTAAAATACCTGCAAACGAGCAAGTACTGTCCAATGTGCAACATCAAAATCCATGAAACGCAGCCTTTACTCAACCTCAAGCTGGACCGAGTGATGCAGGACATCGTCTACAAACTGGTGCCCGGACTACAAGAAAGTGCGTACAACAATACTGCTGCCTTTACCGATGTACAAACACATGTGGCCTATATTATACATTCGGCACTGAAATCTTAGATAACACTTTAGGAAATGTTATACTGGACTTAAATGATGTTTTAGTGTTTGTTGACGTTAGTAAGTATTGTAAACAACACGTGTTTTTAACCTTTGAAAAGTGTTGTCTCTATATCTGTCATGTTTGTCTAACATCCATGTTTCTGTTTGAACAGGCGAAGACAAAAGAATAAAGGAGTTTTATCAGTCACGGGGGTTAGAGAGAGTCATCCAACCACCTGGAGACGGTGAGTTTACAAATGAGTTATTATTTCTCAGTCTGTGATTAGATTGGTTTGTACTTCTAATTATGACTCGGCCACATCGGTGTGTTTCTGCGTGATGCGTTTGATGCTGGCTGTCGTGTTGCTTTACTGCACTTCTCTGGCGTCACGTGGCTGTAATCATAGGTGGCAGATCTGTGTCGTTCACTTCAACTTCTAGTTTACAGTTTTGTGTTGAAGGTAAATCAGGCCTCTAAGCCCATAAAGACCATCCATGTGGAGCATAGTATTGACTCATAATAAGATGTCTTGGTGCCGTGTGCAATACATGCAATTAGACATGTACAAAGCTCCTCTGAGTTGTCAAATGTTCAACAGCTGTAATCAAGACATTGAGAAGCTGAAATGAAGTAGCTGTGTGTTGCATCAGTGACCTAAGAAAATGCAAATGGCTTCTAAAGTTGATCAAATGTCTCCGTGTTCCCAGGCAGATATAATTCTGATTGATGATCCATTTGTCAGGCGGGGGCAGGAGGGATTTGAAGCTAACCGGCAAGACTCAATCTGTCGTTTGTTGCAAATGTTTTTATATCAAAGAAACCGTGATAAATGTCATGTTTCCCTTCTCTCCAGATGCCATCCCCGACGCTACAGGTTTACCATACACAAGCTTCGACCATTCGAAAGCCCACTTCTACAGATATGATGAGCAGGTTTCGCTCTGTTTAGAAAGACTAAGGTGAGCTCTCtggtggagtgtgtgtgtgtgtgtgtttgatgtctTACAATCCCTGAGAGATAATGTCAATTACATGTGAGACTTTAATGTTCAACCTGTCTAACAGTCATGTTTAAAAACGTCtggttctgttttgtctttacAGTTCATCGCTCGCTGGGAAAGACAAGACGAAACTCACTCTCCAGGTAAGACGCATACCAATAAATTATCCTAAGTATATTTAGTATTCTATTTCGAGTCTGTGTCGCGCTGGGAATGAATGCTTTCAAAGCGACTCGGCTCACAGGTTTGCTGAAAACACGCCTCCAGGGGAACTGAGCGAGTCATTTTCTACCCTTAACTGCTAAGCAAATACATGGCACagcgacagcagcagcagcctcacTCTCACACAGACGGGATAAGTGGAACAAGTTCAACAGCGAGGCATATTATCGTTCTTTATTTCCCATGACCACTCATTTCTCAGTAGTTGGAGAAAGGGCTTTtatgggaggctgtggctcagtggattaATGCGCTGATCTTCGAGTCAGATGAGAGCacgttcgagtcccactgcagtcagcgtgtcgttgtgtccctgagacacttcaccccaaattgctcctgtggggattgcccacagcacTGCATGTATGCGAGTAACAAGTGTAATGTAATATTAACATCTTGCGGCGAGATGAACAATAT of Pseudochaenichthys georgianus chromosome 10, fPseGeo1.2, whole genome shotgun sequence contains these proteins:
- the pcgf1 gene encoding polycomb group RING finger protein 1, translating into MAEQGPMAIAMRLRNQLQSVYKLDPLRNEEEVKLKLKDLNEHIVCYLCAGYFIDATTITECLHTFCKSCIVKYLQTSKYCPMCNIKIHETQPLLNLKLDRVMQDIVYKLVPGLQESEDKRIKEFYQSRGLERVIQPPGDDAIPDATGLPYTSFDHSKAHFYRYDEQVSLCLERLSSSLAGKDKTKLTLQQKFVRCSVRAEVRHLRKVLCHRLNVEKNQVQMLFNNESLPDHMTMKRLWLSHWFGKAQPLVLHYTIKDKRSR